The following coding sequences are from one Candidatus Cloacimonadota bacterium window:
- a CDS encoding pyridoxamine 5'-phosphate oxidase family protein, translating to MARTNESALQQEIMAWIRQNQYVYLATCDKQQPRVRPVVLFTMEDRYFLATFTGDSKVAQIQSNKLVEVCVPLSEDGHTGYIRLKGRASIVNNAALKAEASERCYFFDEYFNGYDDPDFTLIEFDPDYAEYLRPGETYCQSCTLKRY from the coding sequence ATGGCTCGAACCAACGAATCTGCCCTGCAACAAGAAATAATGGCATGGATCCGGCAAAACCAATATGTGTACCTGGCAACCTGCGATAAACAACAGCCCAGAGTACGCCCTGTGGTTCTATTCACCATGGAAGACCGCTATTTCTTAGCTACTTTCACAGGAGATTCCAAGGTCGCTCAGATCCAAAGCAACAAACTGGTGGAAGTATGCGTACCTTTGAGTGAAGATGGCCATACCGGCTATATTCGTCTGAAGGGACGCGCTTCGATTGTAAATAATGCAGCGCTCAAGGCAGAAGCTTCAGAGCGCTGCTATTTCTTTGACGAATACTTCAATGGCTATGATGATCCGGATTTCACCCTCATCGAGTTCGATCCGGATTATGCAGAATACCTCCGTCCCGGAGAAACTTACTGTCAAAGCTGCACTCTAAAGCGCTACTGA
- a CDS encoding pyrimidine/purine nucleoside phosphorylase encodes MLKTNEYFEGKVKSIALNNSLGNSTIGVMDIGEYEFGTSTIEYMTVISGTLIVKLPGASNWKEYTPNETFIVAANQKFQLKVKDQTAYLCRYE; translated from the coding sequence ATGTTGAAGACGAATGAGTATTTCGAAGGAAAGGTAAAGTCAATTGCTTTAAACAACAGTCTGGGCAATTCCACCATCGGCGTGATGGACATCGGAGAGTATGAATTCGGAACCTCCACCATCGAATACATGACGGTTATCAGCGGTACCTTGATTGTGAAACTTCCGGGTGCCAGCAATTGGAAAGAATACACTCCAAACGAGACCTTTATCGTGGCAGCCAATCAAAAATTCCAACTGAAAGTAAAAGATCAAACTGCATATCTCTGCCGCTACGAATAA
- a CDS encoding choice-of-anchor J domain-containing protein has protein sequence MKAIIGTILILMCSTILMAQWHIDEGFEGITTLPQGWSVFDDGDGLTWRNFEHANAHTGSRAAFVDNYLPNQNADWLITPQISVNAGDNLEFYTRAWYGTEDLKVYVSTTLAQPGAMSTLLLNLNDLGNSYEYAEVSLSSYIGMNIYIGFFWECSTYGILLDDVRIGQEIAIDPELNLPESVSMFLSDSLTMDFSDYITCSDISMVSLSSEPSDNIDVTISGLNVHLSSNDFVGNEALVFTLNDGYTGLIAIDTLEVIVLEDPAVDLYFSEVISPRVIEYQNLPMIPVIEVSNGGWTAFNDYIDVDLEVYSSANELLHSDALSHMMELSPGGSAILSMSNSFIPADEEELRFEFTIGTEDSNPDNNVFVAYTTIVYRFTSGGPDTFGYRYLDSNDPLGPDYDWIEISETGASSIMFGVNSFSGDDNFSEAVPLGFSFPFYGENFTTAYIDINGEILLAPNNWQTEYPDDGWDSDGNMFNYMYPIPGYVQMPALIAVYWDDLEADEGVGNVFFETFGTAPNRYTVVQWNNLRFRAGSGAEELLKFQVILHENGEIKMQYHTVATGQTGASIPHDFGASSTVAIQNRAANSGLPYLREIVQDNTYMGVEPAGNLLHDGLAIVFYSGEDDQDPIITHKAKGNTFMQHQELIATIIDMTAPINAEMHYNTGEGWTSVEADTVIGSEYYFNIMNIPLGSTVSYYFEATDGVGNTSTLPVEAPGQCYSFKVLPTADSKVLIAYSGTQDYNRIELPIYENLLTELNIDYDIYNWEEYSNYEIPDSYQGIIAYANTGSANEKMHYFATQLSSYLDSGTDQDPRNLWFASDGLASSQHAHPNSSSIRRLMSGYFRTSYVASGFGGGTNGLGGPDSYTYVSGTILALPGTPVGTVDMEYPVYANSPDCIFPNDAAGDPYYNSVPYPEIGAEYIYAFEDGPIGGQAYLYHGIAATAVETPSFRTLYFSFDFSQLSNPNHRMEWIQDLMNWWDISTSAIGDANSPVISAGITNVYPNPFNPTTNIAFTLSDPGDVRVEIYNIKGQKVKVLMNENKNAGMHTVVWDGTDDNKKGVASGVYYVRFSSHQTTQIRKLTMIK, from the coding sequence ATGAAAGCTATTATAGGAACTATCCTGATTCTAATGTGTTCCACCATCCTGATGGCGCAATGGCACATAGATGAAGGCTTCGAAGGGATTACTACTCTTCCTCAAGGCTGGAGCGTGTTTGACGACGGCGACGGTTTGACATGGAGAAATTTTGAACACGCCAACGCACACACAGGCAGCCGCGCTGCTTTTGTGGACAACTATCTGCCCAACCAGAACGCTGACTGGCTGATTACTCCCCAGATTAGCGTTAATGCGGGCGACAATCTCGAGTTTTACACACGCGCCTGGTATGGAACAGAGGACCTGAAGGTATATGTATCCACCACTCTGGCCCAGCCTGGTGCCATGAGCACACTGCTCCTGAATTTGAATGATCTGGGCAATTCCTATGAATACGCAGAAGTATCCTTGAGTAGCTATATTGGAATGAATATCTACATTGGTTTCTTCTGGGAATGCAGCACCTATGGTATCCTCTTGGACGATGTAAGGATAGGTCAGGAAATCGCCATAGATCCGGAGTTGAATCTTCCGGAATCCGTATCGATGTTTCTCAGTGACTCCCTCACAATGGATTTCAGTGATTACATAACATGCTCAGACATCAGCATGGTAAGCTTGAGTTCTGAACCCAGCGACAATATAGACGTAACAATCTCCGGTTTGAACGTACACTTAAGTTCAAACGATTTTGTGGGCAACGAAGCGTTGGTATTCACTCTGAACGACGGTTATACCGGTTTGATCGCCATAGATACACTCGAGGTGATAGTATTGGAAGATCCAGCGGTTGATCTTTACTTCTCTGAGGTTATTTCCCCTCGTGTCATAGAATACCAGAACCTCCCCATGATCCCGGTAATAGAAGTAAGCAATGGCGGATGGACAGCCTTCAACGACTATATTGATGTAGATTTGGAGGTCTATTCCTCCGCCAATGAATTGCTGCACAGCGATGCTCTAAGCCATATGATGGAGCTCAGTCCCGGCGGTAGCGCCATCCTAAGCATGTCAAACAGCTTTATCCCTGCCGATGAAGAAGAATTGCGCTTTGAGTTTACTATCGGTACTGAAGACTCGAACCCAGATAACAACGTCTTTGTAGCTTATACTACGATTGTTTACCGCTTCACCAGTGGAGGTCCGGACACCTTTGGTTACCGTTATCTGGACAGCAATGATCCCTTGGGACCAGACTACGACTGGATTGAGATTAGCGAAACCGGAGCTTCATCCATTATGTTCGGTGTAAACTCTTTTTCCGGAGATGATAACTTCAGTGAAGCTGTACCCCTGGGCTTCAGCTTCCCATTTTATGGTGAGAACTTCACAACCGCTTACATCGATATCAATGGTGAGATCCTTTTAGCACCCAACAACTGGCAAACTGAATACCCAGATGACGGATGGGACAGTGACGGCAACATGTTCAACTATATGTATCCCATTCCAGGTTACGTTCAGATGCCGGCGTTGATTGCCGTATATTGGGATGATCTGGAAGCCGATGAAGGTGTGGGCAACGTCTTTTTTGAAACTTTTGGTACTGCGCCCAACCGCTATACCGTGGTGCAATGGAACAACCTTAGATTCCGCGCTGGTAGCGGAGCTGAAGAACTCTTGAAATTCCAGGTAATCTTGCACGAGAACGGTGAAATCAAGATGCAGTATCACACTGTTGCCACTGGACAGACAGGTGCCAGCATTCCGCATGACTTTGGAGCCAGTTCCACCGTTGCCATCCAAAATCGAGCTGCCAACAGCGGTCTTCCATACCTCCGAGAGATCGTGCAAGACAACACCTATATGGGTGTGGAACCTGCTGGTAACTTGCTTCACGACGGCTTGGCCATCGTCTTTTACTCCGGTGAGGATGATCAAGACCCCATCATAACTCACAAAGCCAAAGGCAATACCTTCATGCAACATCAGGAACTGATTGCCACCATCATAGATATGACTGCTCCTATCAATGCCGAAATGCACTACAATACCGGCGAAGGCTGGACAAGTGTAGAAGCAGACACTGTGATTGGCAGTGAATACTATTTCAACATCATGAATATCCCCCTGGGCAGCACAGTATCCTATTACTTTGAAGCTACGGATGGCGTGGGAAATACTTCCACCCTGCCTGTAGAAGCCCCCGGCCAATGCTACAGCTTTAAAGTCCTGCCTACGGCTGATTCAAAGGTGCTGATAGCCTACAGCGGCACACAGGATTATAACCGCATCGAGCTGCCGATATATGAAAACCTGCTTACAGAATTGAACATCGATTACGATATCTACAATTGGGAAGAATATTCAAACTACGAGATACCGGATTCATACCAGGGAATTATAGCTTATGCCAACACAGGGTCAGCAAATGAGAAAATGCACTACTTCGCCACTCAGCTCAGCAGCTATCTGGATAGCGGCACAGATCAGGATCCCCGCAATCTCTGGTTTGCTTCAGACGGCTTAGCTTCTTCCCAACATGCCCACCCGAATTCCAGCAGCATCAGGCGTTTGATGAGTGGATATTTCCGCACATCCTATGTGGCTTCTGGTTTTGGAGGAGGCACAAATGGCCTGGGCGGTCCAGACAGTTATACCTATGTGAGCGGAACCATTCTGGCTTTGCCTGGTACTCCTGTGGGAACCGTGGACATGGAATACCCGGTTTATGCGAATTCTCCAGATTGCATCTTCCCCAATGATGCAGCCGGTGATCCCTATTATAACTCAGTTCCTTATCCCGAAATCGGCGCAGAATACATTTATGCTTTTGAAGACGGACCTATCGGCGGCCAAGCCTATCTTTATCACGGAATAGCCGCAACTGCCGTAGAAACTCCCTCTTTTAGAACCCTGTATTTTAGCTTCGACTTCTCCCAGCTCAGCAATCCCAATCACCGCATGGAATGGATTCAAGACCTGATGAACTGGTGGGATATCAGCACTTCGGCTATTGGCGATGCCAACAGTCCGGTGATATCCGCCGGTATCACCAATGTGTATCCAAATCCTTTTAATCCTACTACAAATATTGCATTCACTCTTTCTGATCCCGGAGATGTACGCGTAGAAATATATAACATCAAGGGGCAGAAAGTAAAAGTACTGATGAACGAGAATAAGAACGCAGGCATGCACACCGTGGTTTGGGATGGCACAGATGACAATAAAAAGGGTGTAGCAAGTGGAGTGTACTACGTCCGTTTCAGCAGTCATCAAACTACTCAGATCCGAAAACTAACTATGATCAAATAA
- a CDS encoding LruC domain-containing protein, which translates to MDDDTTNLSENRYYKSATNLPWALDLPIRWNYPIEHKEISQSYYRFAPWAKSGGSTYQDWYDLENGDINPAFIYDR; encoded by the coding sequence ATGGATGATGATACCACCAACCTCTCGGAAAACAGATATTACAAGTCTGCGACAAACTTACCCTGGGCACTGGATTTGCCCATACGATGGAATTATCCCATAGAACACAAAGAGATCAGTCAATCCTATTACAGATTTGCACCTTGGGCCAAAAGCGGCGGCAGCACCTATCAGGATTGGTATGATCTCGAAAACGGAGACATAAATCCCGCATTTATCTACGATAGATAA
- a CDS encoding MBL fold metallo-hydrolase: MNKVFKVYAGNYWSDGGALMGVLPYAIWKDKIKSDDRRRQKMDLNLLLIVKGQKRILIDTGLGNRLNHKQREIYQPSEFALLASLAELGYTDKDITDVIMTHLHFDHAGGIVTGFGNHDALTFPKAKYWIQKDEWNIARTPDGLNKAAYQFEHQMKLLEDHGNIELIDSEVEIYPGISCVKCGGHTVGSQYIQIDSPDAFYIYAGDIIATQFHTSLAITSAYDVCRQDTFKAKQDIYERLKARNGILLLDHDTREWEVPISSLRV, encoded by the coding sequence GTGAATAAAGTCTTCAAGGTTTACGCCGGAAACTATTGGTCTGATGGTGGTGCACTGATGGGTGTACTACCCTATGCCATATGGAAAGATAAAATAAAATCCGACGATAGACGACGCCAAAAGATGGACTTGAATCTGCTGCTGATAGTTAAAGGTCAAAAGCGAATCCTGATAGATACCGGATTGGGTAACAGGTTGAATCACAAACAACGTGAGATTTATCAGCCCAGCGAATTTGCCCTGCTGGCATCGCTAGCTGAATTGGGCTATACAGACAAGGATATCACAGACGTGATAATGACACATCTTCATTTCGACCATGCCGGCGGAATTGTAACTGGATTTGGAAATCATGACGCACTTACCTTCCCCAAAGCCAAATACTGGATCCAGAAGGATGAATGGAACATTGCCAGGACCCCCGACGGATTGAATAAGGCTGCATATCAGTTTGAACATCAGATGAAGCTTCTGGAAGATCACGGCAACATCGAATTGATCGATAGTGAAGTGGAGATATATCCGGGAATCAGCTGTGTGAAATGCGGTGGTCATACAGTTGGAAGTCAATACATACAGATCGACAGTCCGGATGCTTTCTACATCTATGCCGGTGACATTATTGCCACTCAGTTTCACACTTCATTAGCAATAACCTCAGCCTATGATGTGTGTCGTCAGGATACTTTCAAGGCCAAGCAAGATATTTATGAACGCTTGAAAGCTAGAAACGGCATCCTCTTGCTGGATCACGATACCCGGGAATGGGAAGTTCCCATCAGTTCATTGAGAGTCTGA
- a CDS encoding Jag N-terminal domain-containing protein, with protein MTTIDKSGVSVEEIIRTFRREHNIKDHELKYEILKKPSKGFFGLFANKSALVRFQLPENEDRIRLFTESLLCKMGISFSDITSKKEGKTLFLTVNGIVETGFIIGKNGTMLETIQYLINRVFEGDRTIDRIYLDADGYRQRRESQFLSKFLPRINQIKTSGNSLTLEPMSPGERRIIHRHIEKDKGLKTLTIGEGENKRIVVFSAKMKESEVLQQNGKAKNESGEAKPDENKAKPSPRHHRAPQKKRDTDQNSPDKSTSAETDPIPSVPKKRSPRKPDYRNRKPRPKTENGDK; from the coding sequence ATGACCACAATCGATAAAAGCGGTGTCTCCGTTGAAGAGATCATCCGCACTTTTCGCCGTGAGCACAATATAAAAGATCACGAGCTAAAATACGAAATTCTAAAAAAACCAAGCAAGGGATTCTTTGGCCTGTTTGCAAACAAATCAGCGTTGGTTCGCTTTCAACTACCCGAGAATGAGGATAGAATACGACTCTTTACTGAATCTTTACTATGCAAAATGGGAATTAGCTTCTCAGACATCACATCCAAAAAGGAAGGGAAAACCCTCTTTCTGACCGTAAATGGCATCGTGGAGACCGGATTCATTATCGGGAAAAACGGAACTATGCTGGAGACTATTCAATACCTGATCAATAGAGTTTTTGAGGGAGATCGTACGATTGATCGCATCTATCTGGATGCCGATGGTTATCGCCAGCGCCGCGAATCCCAGTTCCTCAGCAAGTTTCTGCCTCGCATCAATCAGATCAAGACCAGTGGCAATTCACTAACCCTGGAGCCCATGAGCCCCGGAGAACGCCGTATAATCCATCGCCATATCGAAAAAGACAAAGGCCTGAAAACCCTTACCATTGGTGAGGGCGAAAACAAACGCATAGTGGTCTTCTCTGCCAAAATGAAAGAAAGTGAAGTTCTGCAGCAAAACGGTAAAGCTAAAAACGAATCAGGCGAAGCAAAGCCAGATGAGAACAAAGCAAAACCCAGTCCTAGACACCACAGAGCTCCACAGAAGAAGCGTGATACCGATCAGAACTCTCCCGATAAAAGCACTAGCGCTGAGACAGATCCCATTCCTTCTGTACCGAAGAAGCGCAGTCCTCGAAAGCCAGATTACCGCAATCGCAAACCTCGTCCCAAAACCGAAAACGGCGATAAGTAG